TTCAGTCTGTTACTATTGTTTATGTTCTTCTGTTGTTATATCGCCGACCTCCACATGACAGGGAAGTGGAGAGACAGTCAGAATGAGCGGAGATGTCTCCCCATtgccattctgaaccggtgtatgtgtgtgtgacagagctccagcTGAAAAGagcgagacctcaagcacaacattcggtaggtgtgtgacaccctcggccaaaatcaagttgttgtgaACCGGCTTGTGAGATGCCGACTTTAATATACtgcaataagaataattttagaccTATATGGTGACTGCGCTGACCGGCAAGACATTGCAGAAATAGAATGCCCTGTCGCTGTTGTGTGTCACGGCTATTTAGgataaaaactctgattaacatggaaaagatacattttattgCGTGTCGCGGCATCGcatcgcatctggttaggacacggtgttactgtaatgtctgtataactgtcaaacttcaaacttttaaaattagtttaaacattcagacaaggctttgtctcGACAAACTTTACTTATCTAGttacataatgtgacatatttcagtgTCAATTTTCATTGTTTAATGTGGAGAATCTCTGTGTGTATCCCAATGGTAATGCATCTTTTTCAAATCTATAGATGTTGTGCGGTAATTGTTGAGATTTATATTTCATTAACGTCAACCAACATTAAAATTGTTGGCAAGATTTTATAAAAACTGCCATACCTAAAACAGTTTGGCCAATGGTTAAGATTATTTACGCGTATGGCCTAGGTGGCATAAGACAATAAGGAAAGCTGTTTTAGGGGCGGagcaagttattttattttgaagaaaattAACAGAGGCTAAACTTTTTTTTCCCATTGTAATAATGTGCAGTGATAAATCAAGCAAAATAAGACCAgcaacatgtattaagaaagtaaatagggtcaatattaatttcatgttaactttaaattTGCATTACAGTAAACTAATTTAAGCGAAATTAACTAACTTAAAAAAACTCCACACAATCTGTTGAGGTATGCTGGTGTGTCATCACTGAGTCACCTTTAACCCCTTCTGGTCCCCTCCTCCCTGGTGTTCCCAGATAGCCAGGAGCTCCAGCCCTGCCAGGGTACCCTGGAGGTCCAGATGGTCCTGTTGGACCAGAGGGGCCTGGATCGCCTGGTTGCCCTTTTTTGGTTTCACAGTGTTCGCAACTTCTATGGCCCATCACCCGCAGGAGCTGTGGTAGCTGGTCTGTTGaagatacatttaaataaatgaattgaagataaaacatatttttggcctaatattgagcTAATAGTGACTGTGTTAATGCACACGCACCTTACACGTTTATGCTTGATAAGCCGACAACAAGTAAGCTCATGTAAGCACcttaaaatatgtacatttcaaaGCAAAGGTAATAAATGGTTTAAGCGAAAACTGGTTGACCTAGGTTTTGCCAGTTATACCAGTTTCGCTTTGCATGTAAACGCCTTTATCAGCGTTCTGTCAGCTTATtcagtgtgtgcatgtctgtttacGATTTGACTTCAGAACTGgaggaaaaacaaataatttcaaaatCTCATGTTAATACGGTTTTCTTGCATTATCGTAGTTTGCAGTTATCACTTTGGTTGTACACAGTGTTGCCAGGGTCATGGTTTTCACTCCCAATTGGGCTATTTTTAAAATGCAGTCACAGCAAAAATTACAGAGTCGCAGGTAGCATTTTTTGGGGATAGTTTTATGATGTACCAAGGCAGGGGCGTGTCCAGGAATATTTGCCAGGGGTGGCAAAAGTTGAGTAAGGGGTGGCATCCAGTAAGTTCGTGAGCGGGGTCCATGTTGGGGTGGCAAGtagggtggcaaagctcatttttaaggTGGCAGCTACCACCCTGTGCCACCCTTCAGGCCAGTGgcagcccatgcattttaagtcttggccttcagtgcgattcatgccattaagaaaacactgttgaatgaatgaatgaataagaaACCCTATGCTTTTGGACATCATACACTACATCACagccaaataataataccaattgacatttttaaaacacgtccacgcacgaaagctaaaaccaagaaggtctaataccaggaaaaatttatctaataatatttgtgacaCTGAATGCTCCGGCCAtcataatttacacttagaaaactcctgatgttgctataacaatgcaaaaagcacttgccaatttgcttgaagtgaaaatcagccctcctttcctgttcacatctcaggtttttaaatccataaggatctctttctcaatggcgatatcagaagtgatgacagccgactcgtcagctagatctcgcgctcttcgctttcaaattacgtacatcacttaaagcgtgattgcgtcactcaaggccagctagaaggcctcgactgggacatatcctaaagaccacacccaccaagaacaaataaataaatctgattggctgatgaatctgacaatctgactttagatgcctattcacttgaactgttgagggattctgtagaaattctgaaggcttaacagggtggagctcagactcgtgctgctttgggcatgcgatttgtgaaccaGCCGTCACGCTTCACTTGTAaggatcaaggaataaattctgattggataaactattTGTTGTTTGCTATTAGTttttagatgaattaggagtggaaagcgattgaaaataaatAGGTAAAAAGGTGAATGAGTGTATGGAGAATATGTATTTATTAGatatgttaggccagcagagaagtctTTGCTGGCcttgagaattcaccactgattaGTAATTATATAAGTCTAAAAGTTAGGCGTACATCAGTAACTATATCTCTCTGTTTCTACAGCCTCAGTTCGCCAAGCCCCACTCACACTCCTAAAGACTCCATCAGCCTGTCAGAGGTGAAGGCAGGTCTCCTAGACAGCCTGTCTGGAGAGAAAACCAATAAGTCAGGTATTGATCCAGGATTTGGACATTGGAGGTCTTGTTCATGTATTGGTACAGCAACCATGATCTCTCTTCATCATTAGAGGATGCAGTGAAATCGGCCCTATGTGACCAAGCAATCTTCTCAGGACATGATAGTCTAGGGGGCTGCAGGTGGGAGGACAATCTATATGAGCACCAAGAGCAGCTGGAGAGAGAGATGAAGGATGCGCGGAAAATGGTGTCCAGCCTACAGGTGAGAGTAGCTTACATCATATTATCTACAAATCTAGTTTATATCACTTTTAAGTGTTATGAAAACTAGATCCTGGAGACCTGATTATGACAGTAGGGGGAAATGCAGTTCTAAGAGATCAACTTGAAATGTCTctgttataaacaaaacattgaaacaaaaagcacattcttaactcacattaactgaattctgaatgatgaagCTTGTCCCTCTTTAGCTGAAGCAGCTTCTGCTTAGGTTTAGCAAGCTTGTTGTATTCCTTGCTGTATGAAgcttgaaaggaatagttcacccaaaaatgaaaattctctcatcatttattcaccctcaagccattacagaaatgtatgactttctgtgttctgcagaacacaaactaaatttttgagaagaatatctcctcacaatgcaagtgaatggtggccagaaatttgaagctctaaaaagcacaaaaaagcagcttaaatgtaatccatacgactccagtggttaaatccatttgaGTAATCAGATTAGTTAAAAAGTTTTAAAGGTAGTTCCACCACGTGAAATTCTAGTTTTGCAAAGCTTACAAATTACAACTCTGCTATCATTGTCACCCAATTTAAAGTCATTccacacaaaacatttatttcacaCACAGCTTGAGTTCTAGGATAATTGTCCAACATGTTATAACGGACCCTTTGATTGACAGGAAATAATCAGCCCTGATCATCGGCATGTCCTATAGCGCAGATAATTGTTTTTATCAGGCAATCATCTGAATTGGTACATCActatgtaacagttaaaggacaggcaaggaggaggtgggaaccggctgagcagtcaacataatgtttaatgtcaaaactcaatttaaaacaacataaaacaaacatgatgaacacacatgcattcagaTTCAGACCTGGACACCACCGGACTGACTTATTCCCCcacccatctctggaggggagatgctgcccttctggctgttctgtcagccggtggtccaccctgcctcctgggaacctgggggagagacgaggagaggcgtggggagagggaaagggtgagggggagacacagagagaggagagagagagaaaaacttggtCCCCGGACACGcggtcgcccggtcctcaaccgctcctcctctctggcggatgacagctcactcctcccccggtggatggcagcgagccctccgacccctggtggacggaaccgctcctccccttctcggcggacggcagcggttcctccggttctcggcggccagcagcgacccctccgtccccaggcaggcggctgctcctttggcggagtttaatgtcaaaactcaacttaaaacaacataaaacaaacatgactaacacacatgcagtgcggccacgtgcatctctctcctgaactggcgtccctttatctcgctctcatGCTGATCATCTAATTCCGCGTCGactgtgcaccctcacggcctggtcatgccctcctcctcgtcacacactaATTTGATCATTTATAGACATTATCCAAGCAAATAAGCAATGGCGTACATAGCATGGCACATAGTTTATGTGCACTAGATTGGCTTAGATCTGTAGACTCAGGAAGTAGCAGCTGGTAACAGGTGTGTTTTGGGTGCTTCATAGGCTCTCCTTCTCCATGGTTCATTACCTGAGGATGAACAGGAGGTGTCACTCAGTCTGGGTGAGGGAGTGGAAAATGCTGAGCAGCAATTGGTGTGTTTCTTTATATTTCTCACTCTTTCCCTTTTCCTGATACTGTTTTACCCCAATATGACCCCTTCTCTTCCATATcctgcaaaattactttgaatgTTTCCCTCCCTCTTGATAATATGTGACTTCCTATGCCCCTCCCACcccccatctctctctcactcctgcTCTTTCACTCTCTTTCACTTAGCTCTGTAAGGGCAGATCTGGTTTCTCTCGTGGTGAACTTTGCTTTGTTTGTGAGAGAGACACAGGTATCCATTTTCCTCCCTCTCTCCTGAAACACTCTTCTCTCGTAcagtgtctctttctctcttccacgATTTTTGTACTTTTCTTTAAGTCTTTTTTCCAGACCTGCCCCTCTGTTTGCTCAGTTTTAtatgtgtgctttttttaagGTGGTTTTTGTCTAAAGCGGTGAACATCTTCTGTTGTTGTGCTACAGGTTGTAATCCGAAGTCGTCTGGACCAAAGCATGGAGGAGAGCCAGGATTTGAAGGTGGGTCTTCTTTTACAGCATTATTTTAAAACTGGGCTGCTTCAGTAAGTTTTGTACAGTTAATTATGATAGCATTTAAGTGTGACATACTCATATGTAATATTTTTCTATCTCTGGACTGTTTTAATGTACAGTCCAAATTTCAATGGGACAATATGGAAAAGGCTAATACTTCAAACTACAtagattacaagtgcatgactgcataagcagagagtgcgggtgatAGGTTGTCCTGCGTGCAGTCCTGTCTCcatttgagaatgtgtggcacattatgaaacGTACAATACGGCAATGAAAGCCCCGTACAAttgcgcagctgaagacctgaaTAATGGATAAATATgggaaaattccacttgctacagttaacaaacttgtgtcttcagtgcccaaatgcctaataagtattattagaagaaatggtgatgttacacagtgataaacactcgactgtcccagctTTTTTCTGTCccaatctgatttgaaatgagtgtatattaaaaaaggaaaatgtaattcacaaggtaaaacaccaaataatgtgttgttataatcccgatatgggatttttgagaacgataccgattttaaaggggggaaattcaccgattacagatatggtggctgatatagttaatttttgagctggaatgaaaacagaccttttctatgtggattgttcaccgattttgcaccgatatgactatgcaaaggtactcggaaggctgttttataaacaaatatttttatcaaagaatatttgacattattattctacattgtcaacaaattcaagaaatgaacactgagaaaataaagaataaataaaaatacaataaatagctaaataaacatcagtactgtttagtatcagtcaaatgctgaccattaaaataaagaataaataaaaataaaataaatagctaaataaacatcagtactgtatgtttagtatcagtcaaatgctgactatattaatactgccagtcaattattggcaggttgtaaaacaagaagcatttacacctgctgagacaagagataaacagcggcagcagtgttacactgTACTCtgatatacaagttcaggggaactttcaatggtggaaaaacagacttttaaatattacattttataaatgcaacgactggaattgtttccaaacagtttggtgaatacatgtttacacattagcttccactcagcttacaagcaatgaaagtagctacgtgattagctagttagttatgagctcgttgtcacggagagtaaaagatggaccagcattgcgtctcaccaactaggtaaaaacatagcgtgaaatcaacactcaacagacacaatccaccaccgcactgttgtctgctgaactgtaaagagatgctctgatgtttacctgtTTACCTGCTACATTACTtattgcactgacaaactatagctggcaaacatatgtgataaacatgagtgacatggttgacaGGGACAGTGTTAACTTTATATGAGttgtattgaaaagggaaaatgatggggtcattgtttattaactttccagtatgtatttcacaaactagttagcagcttaccgaAAAGACACCACTTAACTTcacaccgcttaactccaccctgtctaCAGAGCCACcgtcagagtcagctctgtaaacaatggagtcggagcgcgctctgctggacaaactacgtaatgacaccaattctaaagcattgttttctgcattatatgttctgaaaaaaagttttcatatctgcgcatatcggtaaacatatacggcgatacggatatcagtcgggcactaatttgcatatacaaataagcacatttttgaaaaGACAATATAAAATTGTGAcctaaattggaggcagattgcttccatctggtgaacaaaatataaacaacatgacttgaaaaccatgtctgccaggaacagccagtagatggctgtagccacctactgtgtagtctgatggcttgctgtaacctaattttatattttatcacaagatttgtatttggatatatatttagacattatcaaactattatttgtcaaattttagcattttaaaatctctattatagtctcaccagttcttTTTTGTgggtgtgagtgggtgtgtatgttttgcactgaggatgttttagagtctcaccctgtagtgtctgtctgttttttgtttttttcaacattGTGGCTGATTAATTGattgtatttttcccattcattttcaatggtcggtcaatacCAAAGGTGTTGGggtttttttacgaccacttagacttatcgaatgatttatttatttatttttgttcagatggcaaattaggaaaagtcacaaagtcttgtactgctcagataaaggaaataattttcattaaataaggAAAATTTATTTAGGTCAAATTAGGTCAACCGAATACTATAGGAGGGTTAAActccttaattattattattattatttgtggtcAAACTAAGAAAAATGTATGAGAAATTGCTTCAGAAGTCCTTAGATTCAGTGAAAATTAAGTGTGAAAATTGCATTAACTTCAAAGTCCACACTGAAACCGAGTATTTATGAGAAAAaaatctgtcacaggacagatcatagttttTTAGAGACTCAATTTCGGTTGTAACTTTGACAAATACCCAGCAGCCTAAAACATAATCtccttaatattttttgttagaTTCTGTTTGTTTGCCAGAATAAATAATGTGGTTAATTATTGATGTACTGATACTGTCAAGCCCTTTTAATCAGTTTTGCCAACTAGTCTGTGATGAGTAGTGTTTGGATTATTGTTTTACTTAgtaatttatattacattttcatgCAGAGGGAGATGTTGAGGTTCAAACAGGAGGCACGTAACCTGCAAGGAGTCAAAGTGAGTGTCTTCATACTCGTGCAAATGAAAAAAGACTCTTACATTATGAAGGATTCAATAAAGGTCCACTTACTTTGTATGTCTTGGGCTGATATATAGCTGAGAATGTTAGATATGTGAGTTTAGAATAATTATATGTCGTGTATCATCAGGATGCACTTCAGCAGCGAATGGCTGTACAGGAAGCCTCAGTTCTGCAGCTCAAACAAGAACTCCTGCGCTCCAACATGACCAAAGACGAGCTGGCGGGACAGAATGTGAGTATATGAACCTGAGATACAGTGTATTGTCTTgcgtgttttattcactttcataatgCAATGCCTGTGACCATTAGTCATCGATAACCTGTTTATATGTTCTAAGGCGGAGTTACAGAGAAAGCTGGAGGAGAGGAACAGACTTCTCAGTGAATACAAGGCAAGTCTTATAAGTCTTCTGTCATCAGTGGTGTGGTAGATAAAGCTCAGGGCTGGAAAGTTGCTGGTTTGATCTCCGAAGGGTGATTCATGAGCTATCCTTCAATGGCGATATTGTGTGTTGGAGCATAAAATTCCATCTGCCCTTGTTATGTGGCAGTAAAAAGAGATTATATTCTATATTCCTAATGGTGATgatatcatctgcataaatgCTTTACTCCTGTTCCAGTCAGCTCCAGATGTGTTTTGAGGAATCACACAGATGATTCAGCAGAATAAAACAGTTACAATGTCAAATTGTTAATGTAGTtttagctgaagtgtgtaatttctgcgccactagcaccaccaaatggaattataaaaataaatatggtttTCAAGCAGCTTTACGAATATgcccccctgtcttccattggtcaaacaaacagatagtcctgcccccaactcacaccattgagtCAGTGTTATTGTGTGGTGCTGGACGAGTCATTTACACTGCCCTAATTTAAACTAATTAATGTATGTTCTAAGTCAGCACTATCTTTGTGTTATACAGAAAGAGCTGTGTCAGAAGGATAGACTTCTACAACAACAACAGCTGAAGCTCGATGAGTCATTTCGCAAGCTGACCGACAGCAGCAGCCAGCAGGTATACATCAAACAGAGTGAGCTGACTCAACTGTCATACCAGCTGCAAAAAAGAAATGCATGCTGGCCATGGAAATGTAGAAAAGAAGTTATTTGCTTCCTAAATCAGCGGACGAGTTCCATGAATCCCTTGAGCCGCTTATAAGGATCAAAATAATATCATAAATATTTTTGCTATGCCGTGTTGACATAATTAATCCATCCTCATTATGTATCTAAAACAATTCGAACAATTGGAGCACCTGTTGTATCATTCTCTGTGTTCTTCAGGCTTGCATACAGAGGGAGCTAGAGCACAAGGAGACTATTGTCAAAGAGCTAATGAACCATGAGACGGAGGAAGTAACATCACATGATGTTTGTTTTTACTTGTTTAGTCTTTATAGCCCTACCAGTTGCATTTTTCTTTAAAGTTTCGATTAGAAACTCAATTTGTCCTCTGTTTCAGCGTCCTGGCTCACAAAATAACGGTTTCTCACATCCACCAGTTACAACATCCAAAACACACCATGgggtaaataaaaatgtttctgtTACAGAAGCCCAGACTTATGGATCATAAATGTATcttttaagatgtttaatgaaaatGACATTATTGCGTCTCTGGTAGGCCGAGGAGCTGCAGTTAGTAAGAGATACTCTGCGTAGTCTGAGAAACAGTTTTGGAGGTCACGACCCTCGGCATCACACTCTGGACACCTTAGAGCAAGGTGTGGCCAGCCTGATGGATCGACTTTATGACCTGGAAACAACACGCCACAAAAAGGAGCGGAGGGTATGGGGAATGTTCATTCTTTAAAACACATAGCAGGTTTGCTGTAGGATTTGAACTTGATCtacattgtttcaaattttttttttttttttttgtagactaGAGGCAAATCACCAGGACACAAAGCCATTCATTCAGACTCCTGGCCTCCTACTTCAAGTAAGCACTCTTCTCAAACTGTATAACAGGGGTCTCCAACCTTGTACAGTGTTGGAGTCCGTTTCTTTATAACAACTGATAAtagcagtttaaagggatagttcacccaagtatgaaagttgtgtcaaaatgtattcatcttcatgttgtcccaaacccctatgaatttcttctgtggaacaccaaaggagaaatTATAAGTATCCTAGTCTgcctttttaatacaatggcagttgatagtgactcactttaaagcttaaaaaggacccaaaagtatcataaaagtagtccatgcaactcctacatcatattccaagtcttctgaaggcatacgttagattttggtaagaaacaacctaatattcaagtaattttttagtgacaattaaaaaaaaaatactggtattgtattgaaaagatggactggAATATTCAttagaatttctccttttgtttacCACATAAAGTAatacaggattggaacaacataagggtgagtaaattatgacagttttcatttcagAAAAATGGTGGCGGGAAGGCACGCTCGGGTACATGCTCCGCTACTATGTTTCGTGTTGTACTGTTTAATGTATATTCGACTGTATTGCACAAATTCACACAGCACCTTCACACGCTGTTTCTTATGTTGCATTGTACCTACAACAGTTTCCACCGGCCCAGCTGTGTGGCAATAAAAGTTTTTAATCTAATGTAATCTGatcaaatttttgggtgaactatttctttgaaTGAAATAGTAATTAAAACTGTCTTATTAAAATCAGTTATGTCTTGCATATGTGACGTTTCTTTGTATGTACATTCCTGCTCATTTAAAACACTATAGAAGTGAAGTTTATTGAGTTCCTCTGCTCTATTACAGAAATGGCTCCTTCTCACAGCAGTCCTGCACTAAACTCTTCAGCCTGCACCAAAGTCTTGTACTTTACTGACAGCTCACTCACACCATTCATGATCAACATTCCCAAGAAGTGAGCCAAAATCGCTCACTGTTTTTTACATGTTAATAGTGTAAAAAACAGGTTAGGTATTAATGCTGCTTTCACATTGTGTCGGAATTTCTATAATTATGAGATGGCAGCTCT
The DNA window shown above is from Myxocyprinus asiaticus isolate MX2 ecotype Aquarium Trade chromosome 40, UBuf_Myxa_2, whole genome shotgun sequence and carries:
- the LOC127431099 gene encoding dixin-A-like translates to MIASLSKGNLLDVLQEGPNEQQLAAYVSWVNAQLRKKPGIKPVSDLRQDLRDGVVLAHLIDIVAGELLDGIHYVPRDDLEKKQNVEKVLQFVSSKRIRMPQTSARDIVEGNLKSAMRLILALAAHFKPSASANHRDGAVSRSSTGSSANHRPHSTMAMAQNAAAALAAARQDASRPGRSVFHLRQEWSSHSCSADEDTENPCWSVRALVQQYEGQKGTFEEETGARSTGLSSPSPTHTPKDSISLSEVKAGLLDSLSGEKTNKSEDAVKSALCDQAIFSGHDSLGGCRWEDNLYEHQEQLEREMKDARKMVSSLQALLLHGSLPEDEQEVSLSLGEGVENAEQQLVVIRSRLDQSMEESQDLKREMLRFKQEARNLQGVKDALQQRMAVQEASVLQLKQELLRSNMTKDELAGQNAELQRKLEERNRLLSEYKKELCQKDRLLQQQQLKLDESFRKLTDSSSQQACIQRELEHKETIVKELMNHETEERPGSQNNGFSHPPVTTSKTHHGAEELQLVRDTLRSLRNSFGGHDPRHHTLDTLEQGVASLMDRLYDLETTRHKKERRTRGKSPGHKAIHSDSWPPTSKMAPSHSSPALNSSACTKVLYFTDSSLTPFMINIPKKLGEVTLQDFKAAIDREGNYRYHFKALDPEFGTVKEEVFQDDAVVPGWEGKIVAWIEEDHGQKGT